The Petrotoga sp. 9PW.55.5.1 genome has a segment encoding these proteins:
- the mazG gene encoding nucleoside triphosphate pyrophosphohydrolase has protein sequence MKTLRGPQGCDWDKEQTHQSLKPYIIEEAYELVEAIDEEDKLMIKEELGDVLLQVVFHSVIAEEKNDFYTIEVIDNLIQKLVRRHPHVFGDKRGYSYARWEEIKAQEKGNKNYSRIGKFNKALPALSLARRVQENAAAVGFDWTEIKDVKDKVEEELNELNAAKNRKEVEEEFGDLLFALVNLARFLKVDPEVSLRKATEKFIKRFNKMEKIIENDKKEFESLNLKEFDEYWESVKREER, from the coding sequence ATGAAAACATTGAGAGGTCCACAAGGTTGTGATTGGGATAAAGAACAAACTCATCAAAGTTTAAAACCCTATATAATAGAAGAAGCATACGAATTAGTAGAAGCAATAGACGAAGAAGATAAATTAATGATTAAAGAGGAATTGGGAGATGTTCTCTTACAAGTAGTTTTTCATTCAGTTATAGCTGAAGAAAAAAATGATTTTTACACTATAGAAGTAATAGATAACTTAATTCAAAAGTTAGTTAGAAGACACCCCCATGTGTTTGGAGATAAAAGAGGATATTCATATGCTCGCTGGGAAGAGATAAAAGCTCAAGAAAAAGGCAATAAAAATTATAGCAGGATAGGTAAATTCAACAAAGCTTTACCAGCTTTATCTTTAGCCCGTCGTGTTCAAGAAAATGCTGCAGCTGTTGGATTTGATTGGACTGAAATAAAAGATGTAAAAGATAAAGTGGAAGAAGAACTAAACGAGCTCAATGCCGCCAAAAATAGGAAAGAAGTAGAAGAAGAGTTTGGTGACCTTTTGTTTGCCCTGGTTAATTTAGCCCGCTTTTTAAAAGTAGATCCCGAAGTTTCTTTACGTAAAGCCACAGAAAAATTTATCAAAAGATTTAATAAGATGGAAAAGATAATAGAAAACGATAAAAAAGAATTTGAAAGTTTAAATTTGAAGGAATTCGATGAATATTGGGAATCGGTTAAAAGAGAAGAGAGGTGA
- a CDS encoding lipopolysaccharide assembly protein LapB produces the protein MHKKAFVFVFFLTLVALTYATNFDHFVYYVDLDTMYESNDPYIKTLGSLLKRWETGLSKYVENLDVSTLVLPPDDELTLNILQNISPYAYIDPAEKFETALEVFPDSVVINSLFLFFNFQYWQNSRDPAAARIIFEYTQKIENLVGEPTPLTVYVRSQVLFKSNIYGDPEKAYNDLKEIYFKYDHDKKIIETLVEFSFLLNDTEMIEELYNTYLRIGGNNPETLFFFSKMFYQLGREEESVKLANLAIENSKSAILNSQVYEFLGDIEENYERKIDFYRKSLNSDKENGRLMSKIGMAYYNWDNKENSELARYFLNAAESRGYITEDSQTALKELRRNVVLNILFKYVIPIILAVILALWLLSYFSKKRKQKESEWIYKD, from the coding sequence TTGCATAAAAAAGCTTTTGTTTTTGTGTTCTTTTTAACTCTAGTGGCCTTAACTTATGCAACCAATTTTGACCATTTTGTTTACTACGTTGATCTTGATACAATGTATGAATCAAATGACCCATATATAAAAACTTTAGGAAGCTTATTAAAGAGATGGGAAACAGGATTATCAAAGTACGTTGAAAATCTTGATGTATCAACTTTAGTTTTACCTCCCGATGATGAACTAACTCTGAATATTTTACAAAATATTAGTCCATATGCCTATATAGATCCAGCAGAAAAATTTGAAACCGCCTTAGAAGTTTTTCCAGATTCCGTAGTTATAAACTCATTGTTTTTATTTTTCAATTTTCAATACTGGCAAAATTCTCGAGACCCTGCTGCAGCAAGAATTATTTTCGAATATACACAAAAAATAGAAAATCTTGTTGGAGAACCTACACCACTTACTGTATATGTCCGCTCACAAGTTCTTTTTAAATCTAATATTTACGGTGACCCTGAAAAAGCTTATAATGATTTAAAAGAGATCTATTTTAAGTATGATCATGATAAAAAAATCATAGAAACTTTGGTAGAATTTAGTTTCCTTTTGAATGATACTGAAATGATAGAAGAGCTATACAATACCTATTTGCGAATAGGAGGCAATAATCCAGAAACTCTTTTTTTCTTTTCAAAAATGTTTTATCAGTTGGGAAGGGAAGAAGAATCTGTAAAACTAGCTAATTTAGCCATCGAAAATTCCAAAAGTGCGATTTTAAATTCTCAGGTTTATGAGTTTTTAGGAGATATAGAAGAAAATTATGAAAGAAAAATCGATTTTTATAGGAAATCTTTAAACAGCGACAAAGAAAATGGCCGGTTAATGTCTAAGATTGGAATGGCTTATTATAATTGGGATAATAAAGAAAATTCCGAACTTGCAAGATATTTTCTTAATGCTGCAGAAAGTAGAGGATACATAACTGAAGATTCTCAAACAGCATTGAAAGAATTGCGAAGAAATGTTGTTTTGAATATTTTATTTAAGTATGTAATACCTATTATTTTAGCAGTGATACTTGCTTTGTGGCTGCTATCTTATTTTAGCAAAAAAAGAAAACAAAAAGAAAGTGAGTGGATTTATAAAGATTAG
- a CDS encoding cyclodeaminase/cyclohydrolase family protein, with amino-acid sequence MYKKKSFEEILNEISSAKPAPAGGTVTALVGALASALGYMIANYTISVSKNKNYENTLEISMENLIDIKEKLIEYSEESSKYTERIENINKGHEREKALKRAALFSFNIAKACYNILKNCFTLYKYGDPVLKPEAKITCYMAWAAMSSAIISVKANLEEISNGEEKENLLNDTIEFQNEANSLLEELKEEMGS; translated from the coding sequence ATGTATAAGAAAAAGAGTTTTGAAGAAATATTAAATGAAATATCCTCAGCAAAGCCAGCCCCCGCAGGAGGAACAGTAACAGCCTTAGTGGGTGCTTTAGCTTCTGCTTTAGGTTATATGATAGCGAATTATACAATTTCCGTGTCCAAGAATAAGAATTATGAAAATACATTAGAAATCTCTATGGAAAATTTAATAGATATAAAAGAAAAACTCATTGAATATTCTGAAGAGTCTTCTAAATATACTGAGAGGATAGAGAATATTAATAAGGGGCATGAAAGAGAGAAAGCTTTAAAAAGAGCCGCTTTATTTTCATTTAATATAGCGAAAGCCTGTTACAACATACTAAAAAATTGTTTTACCCTTTACAAATATGGGGATCCCGTTTTAAAGCCAGAAGCCAAGATCACCTGTTATATGGCATGGGCTGCAATGAGCTCTGCGATAATTTCTGTTAAAGCAAATCTTGAAGAAATAAGTAATGGAGAAGAAAAAGAAAATCTTCTAAACGATACTATAGAATTTCAAAATGAGGCAAATTCTTTGTTGGAAGAATTGAAGGAGGAAATGGGAAGTTAA
- a CDS encoding VanZ family protein has protein sequence MKEDNNNIKINKIQSLFWKILFFSYVILIIYLSIAQPVINYSTYRGEDKIVHFVSYFIGADLFFTAFYKKSNKFYFAINLIFFLVIPILTEYLQKFTYYRTYSVLDMLANYIGALVGFLFFLFKYRAFN, from the coding sequence ATGAAAGAAGATAATAATAATATAAAGATAAACAAAATACAAAGCTTATTTTGGAAGATTTTGTTTTTTTCATATGTAATTCTAATAATTTACCTATCAATAGCACAGCCAGTAATTAACTATAGCACATATAGAGGAGAAGATAAGATAGTTCACTTTGTTTCTTATTTTATTGGAGCGGATCTTTTTTTCACTGCTTTTTATAAAAAAAGTAATAAATTTTATTTTGCTATTAATTTGATATTCTTCCTGGTTATTCCGATTTTGACTGAATATTTACAAAAGTTTACTTACTATCGAACTTATAGCGTTTTAGATATGCTAGCAAATTATATCGGGGCTTTGGTAGGATTTTTGTTTTTCTTATTTAAATATCGAGCATTTAACTAG
- the tgt gene encoding tRNA guanosine(34) transglycosylase Tgt encodes MEETPIKFELLHVDKYTGARRGRIITKRGIIETPVFMPVGTNATVKGLTKSNLEEINSEIILANAFHLYLRPGLEVLDHFNGLHNFMNWERPILTDSGGFQVFSLPNTKLTDEKVIFKSPLDGSKIELTPEKSLDIQKVIDSDIAMVLDVCVNSKSNYDTVKDSVIKTFNWALRSKEYHNHKTQALFGIVQGGLYKDLRELSLSQITSLDFDGYALGGLAVGEKYQESEKILNSFGNRLPENKPRYIMGIGSPTMMFLSVENGMDMFDCVLPTRMGRHGTALTFEGKINLKSSNVKYDEKPIDEQCDCYTCRNHSRGYIHHLFKKDEILGKVLLSIHNLRFNIFLIEKMRTAIENDDFKYLKEEFFNNSTYSLTN; translated from the coding sequence ATGGAAGAAACTCCTATAAAGTTTGAATTATTACATGTTGATAAATATACAGGAGCTAGACGTGGGCGAATCATAACAAAAAGAGGAATAATTGAAACTCCAGTTTTTATGCCGGTTGGTACCAATGCTACGGTGAAGGGATTAACAAAATCAAATTTAGAAGAAATAAACTCTGAAATTATATTAGCAAACGCCTTCCATTTGTATTTAAGACCCGGATTAGAAGTACTGGATCATTTTAATGGGTTACACAATTTTATGAACTGGGAAAGGCCAATTTTAACTGATAGTGGAGGATTTCAAGTATTTTCTTTGCCGAATACTAAGCTAACAGATGAAAAAGTAATTTTTAAATCACCTTTAGATGGTTCAAAAATAGAGTTAACACCAGAGAAATCTCTGGATATTCAAAAAGTCATAGATTCTGATATTGCAATGGTATTGGATGTTTGTGTGAATTCAAAATCCAATTACGATACAGTTAAAGATAGCGTTATAAAAACTTTTAATTGGGCTTTAAGGTCAAAAGAGTATCATAATCATAAAACTCAAGCTTTATTTGGAATCGTTCAAGGTGGATTATATAAAGATTTAAGGGAGTTAAGTTTATCTCAAATAACCTCTTTGGATTTTGATGGATATGCTCTTGGTGGATTAGCTGTTGGAGAAAAGTATCAAGAATCTGAAAAGATATTAAACTCTTTTGGGAATAGATTACCAGAAAATAAACCAAGGTATATTATGGGAATAGGTTCTCCAACGATGATGTTTTTGTCTGTAGAAAATGGTATGGATATGTTTGATTGTGTCTTACCTACTAGAATGGGAAGGCATGGTACTGCCCTAACTTTTGAAGGAAAAATTAATCTAAAATCTTCCAATGTAAAATACGATGAAAAACCTATAGATGAACAATGCGATTGTTATACATGTAGAAATCATTCAAGAGGATATATACACCATTTATTTAAAAAGGATGAAATACTAGGAAAAGTTCTTTTAAGTATTCATAATCTTAGATTTAATATATTTTTGATTGAAAAGATGAGAACCGCAATAGAAAATGACGATTTTAAATATCTCAAGGAAGAGTTTTTCAATAATTCAACTTACTCACTCACCAACTAG